One window of the Cryptomeria japonica chromosome 7, Sugi_1.0, whole genome shotgun sequence genome contains the following:
- the LOC131071909 gene encoding uncharacterized protein LOC131071909: MNAGGKMPRQATVRPVPEEHHITIGRNNIRSRSTDPPGIAASSAQTPETNDHYVQYIRGFTDLASAFNWGVVALTLGSYGMLLCTPVFWLCWSILVTEAVIFYSIRPYWSWIENSSQATDQSQESNKLHRPSDHGRAGVVFLKVGMSIALITLLLYNQNITQRQSKILLFVALSIIVFEGFTPILIVREELRTLMEVQLGNGTQMTSNITEENKWNAANFLTPSVINAMIGATGAIVLGGNLGSLMPEKAYWIFASIFVVDLLAEAIHRFDCGKRSLFDIPEDLGNTHYVAIILRLVVEGCLCYWMTKEICQDSYFASNVDINACDGQCQERSKQLLITMVALGGLQAAGTFISPLCSCIIGPHYLPSILFSVIVFIGYQMHFVTYKLFCGFIYVIRYNCT, encoded by the exons ATGAATGCAGGTGGGAAAATGCCGAGGCAAGCTACTGTTAGACCAGTCCCCGAGGAGCATCATATAACAATTGGGCGAAACAACATTAGATCTCGTTCAACTGATCCTCCTGGAATAG CTGCTTCCTCTGCTCAGACTCCAGAGACAAATGATCATTACGTCCAGTACATCCGGGGATTCACTGATTTGGCCTCTGCATTTAATTGGGGCGTTGTAGCGCTTACCCTTGGAAGCTATGGAATGCTGCTGTGTACCCCTGTATTTTGGCTGTGCTGGAGTATACTTGTCACAGAGGCTGTCATTTTCTACTCGATAAGACCTTACTGGAGCTGGATTGAAAATTCCTCCCAAGCTACAGATCAATCACAGGAGAGTAACAAGCTTCATCGACCTTCTGATCATGGCAGAGCAGGAGTCGTCTTTCTCAAGGTAGGCATGAGCATTGCCCTCATTACCCTGCTTTTATATAACCAGAACATCACACAAAGGCAGAGCAAAATACTCTTGTTTGTTGCGCTCTCCATTATTGTATTCGAAGGGTTTACGCCCATTTTAATAGTAAGAGAGGAATTGAGGACTTTAATGGAGGTCCAATTGGGAAATGGTACGCAGATGACAAGCAATATTACAGAGGAAAATAAGTGGAATGCCGCAAATTTCTTAACTCCGTCTGTGATAAATGCAATGATTGGTGCGACAGGGGCAATTGTCCTGGGAGGAAACTTGGGCAGTCTGATGCCCGAGAAAGCCTACTGGATTTTCGCTTCTATATTTGTTGTAGATCTACTGGCAGAGGCCATTCATAGATTTGATTGTGGAAAGCGCTCTCTGTTTGATATCCCAGAGGATTTGGGAAATACACACTATGTGGCTATCATATTGCGACTGGTTGTTGAAGGGTGTCTGTGTTACTGGATGACCAAAGAGATCTGTCAAGATTCATATTTTGCTTCAAATGTGGACATAAATGCCTGTGACGGGCAGTGCCAAGAGAGGAGTAAGCAACTGCTGATCACAATGGTAGCTCTGGGAGGCCTCCAAGCGGCAGGGACTTTCATCTCCCCTTTATGTTCTTGTATTATTGGTCCTCATTATCTCCCCTCCATACTTTTCTCTGTCATTGTTTTCATAGGTTATCAGATGCATTTTGTAACTTATAAATTGTTTTGTGGCTTCATTTATGTGATCAGGTACAATTGTACGTAG